A genomic window from Sporosarcina sp. Marseille-Q4063 includes:
- a CDS encoding response regulator transcription factor translates to MPLHQWCKVLIVDDELLIRQGIKHSLHWEKEGFQIIGEAANGEEALDLIETLQPQIVITDMVMPVMDGEELTKAIKEHYPQIEIIILSSFGDFDYVRSTFQHGISDYILKPQLEGANLLNALKQAARKIPGVVLVEDNGEDVTIPIEAIMERLLTGFESDVDLASIEGVFPHRHFGILGIDIKAYTNHKKGRAQPLVEEIEKELKSNFTKIKIHRLPVTENIIAFLVNFELNQLQTIKDFIKTISMSLRYVDTTIGWVLTEPFTEFFDLKKVYQKELQRLIQYRFFLPDTSVMIYDELPSAREANEPFQLTKFTELFQRKHFEAAFLYLEAYIEDLSHQYTTDEFEFKSLLGNIIFNVAMLLGNMAYESKELEEEKYSYISLIDGASDIKEALSLLDEFLKNARVVIEAVPSKSEQPNMQRLLDYINEHYAEPLNLTDMGKRFHYNPSYLSNYFSDNNDQSFSEYLTQVRIEKSIELLQKKDKSIAKISMLVGYSDHSYFCRVFKKLRGVSPSSYRRQYFNSRKREE, encoded by the coding sequence ATGCCGTTACATCAATGGTGTAAAGTTTTGATTGTCGATGACGAACTACTTATTAGACAAGGAATTAAGCATTCTCTTCACTGGGAAAAAGAAGGCTTTCAAATAATAGGCGAAGCTGCAAATGGGGAAGAAGCGCTTGATTTAATAGAAACCTTGCAACCACAAATCGTAATTACGGATATGGTGATGCCCGTAATGGATGGGGAGGAATTGACGAAAGCAATCAAAGAGCATTATCCACAAATTGAAATTATCATCTTAAGCAGTTTCGGAGATTTTGATTATGTTCGTTCTACATTTCAGCATGGAATTTCTGATTATATTCTTAAACCGCAATTAGAAGGAGCTAATCTTTTGAATGCACTTAAACAAGCAGCGCGTAAGATTCCCGGAGTTGTCCTGGTGGAGGACAATGGTGAGGATGTGACCATTCCAATTGAAGCTATCATGGAAAGATTGTTAACGGGGTTTGAATCAGACGTGGATTTGGCTTCAATTGAGGGCGTTTTTCCACATCGTCATTTTGGCATACTCGGCATTGATATTAAAGCATACACAAATCACAAAAAAGGTAGGGCTCAGCCATTAGTGGAAGAAATTGAAAAGGAGTTAAAAAGCAATTTTACCAAGATTAAAATACATAGACTACCAGTCACAGAAAATATAATCGCGTTTTTGGTTAACTTTGAATTGAATCAATTACAAACAATCAAGGATTTTATTAAGACGATTTCAATGTCACTTAGATATGTTGACACTACCATTGGTTGGGTCTTAACAGAGCCTTTCACGGAGTTTTTTGATTTAAAGAAAGTTTATCAAAAAGAATTACAACGACTAATTCAATATCGTTTTTTCTTACCCGATACATCAGTAATGATTTATGATGAACTGCCAAGTGCACGAGAGGCTAATGAACCTTTTCAATTAACGAAGTTCACTGAACTATTTCAACGTAAACACTTTGAGGCAGCATTTTTATATTTGGAAGCTTATATTGAAGACCTGTCCCACCAATATACAACAGATGAGTTTGAATTTAAGTCTTTGTTGGGAAATATCATTTTCAATGTAGCGATGCTTTTAGGAAACATGGCATATGAAAGTAAAGAACTGGAAGAAGAGAAGTATTCATATATCTCTTTAATTGACGGAGCCAGCGACATAAAAGAAGCTTTATCACTATTAGATGAATTTTTAAAAAATGCAAGGGTAGTGATTGAAGCAGTTCCTTCCAAATCCGAACAACCTAATATGCAAAGACTATTGGATTATATTAATGAACATTATGCGGAACCGTTAAATCTAACTGATATGGGAAAAAGGTTTCATTACAATCCATCGTATTTGTCAAATTATTTCAGCGATAATAATGATCAAAGCTTTAGTGAATATTTAACACAGGTACGAATTGAAAAGTCTATTGAGCTCTTGCAAAAAAAAGACAAGTCAATCGCTAAAATTAGTATGTTAGTAGGTTATTCTGATCATAGCTATTTTTGTAGGGTATTTAAAAAACTTAGGGGAGTTTCACCAAGTAGCTATCGAAGACAATATTTTAATTCAAGGAAGCGGGAAGAATGA
- a CDS encoding aldo/keto reductase, with protein MRNIKIGNLEKPVTGLVMGTDYFAPEIIDKVTEVLENYINIGGNILDTAFVYAGGKSEQAIGIWMEENKRRDDVLLLTKGGHPNQNGSQINKKAIDEELTISLDRLRTDYVELYALHRDDPTVHVGEILEILNEHVEAGRIGTFGGSNWSVERLQEANDYAEKHGLIGFSFSSPNLSLAKAQAPYWPDCVSVDDSILAWHEKSKLPILSWSSQARGFFTGRFTPEDRSNEDLVRVFYNDENWERYRRAEQLAKAKNVETIQISLAYVLNQSFPTAAIIGPQNHAEMLSCREAAEIVLTEDEIKWLNLQTS; from the coding sequence ATGCGAAATATTAAAATTGGGAATTTAGAAAAACCAGTTACTGGACTTGTTATGGGAACTGATTACTTTGCACCGGAAATTATTGATAAAGTTACTGAGGTTCTCGAAAATTATATTAATATTGGCGGAAACATCCTTGACACGGCATTTGTTTATGCAGGTGGAAAAAGTGAACAAGCAATTGGAATCTGGATGGAAGAAAACAAACGTCGCGATGATGTCCTGTTACTAACAAAAGGCGGACACCCAAATCAGAATGGCTCACAAATCAATAAAAAAGCAATCGATGAAGAACTAACTATCAGTTTAGACAGACTTCGAACAGACTATGTTGAGCTTTACGCACTCCATCGTGATGATCCTACTGTACATGTAGGTGAAATACTAGAAATATTAAATGAACATGTTGAAGCTGGTAGAATTGGCACTTTTGGAGGTTCCAATTGGTCAGTTGAGCGACTACAAGAAGCAAATGATTATGCAGAGAAGCATGGATTAATCGGTTTTTCCTTTAGTAGCCCTAACTTAAGCTTAGCAAAAGCACAGGCACCTTATTGGCCGGATTGTGTATCTGTCGATGATTCAATTTTAGCCTGGCATGAGAAATCGAAGCTACCTATTCTTTCTTGGTCTTCACAAGCACGCGGCTTTTTCACCGGCCGATTTACACCAGAAGATCGCTCCAATGAAGATTTGGTTCGGGTATTTTATAATGATGAAAACTGGGAGCGTTACCGTAGAGCAGAACAATTGGCAAAGGCTAAAAATGTCGAAACAATTCAAATTAGCTTAGCTTATGTCTTAAATCAGTCATTCCCAACTGCAGCAATTATCGGTCCTCAAAATCATGCCGAGATGCTATCGTGTAGAGAAGCCGCTGAAATAGTATTAACAGAAGATGAAATTAAGTGGCTTAACCTACAAACTTCATAA
- a CDS encoding AraC family transcriptional regulator produces the protein MLSNFHSLQQGTFGFRFKESHQQRIAGINSLGWEKQFDSSYDWNGLTRSEKDIIIFQYTLKGGGEINIQNHIYQLEAGDAFFVKVPSEHRYYLPSDSTEWEFLHITLFGKEALRIYEDIVDEVGHILKLDLYSMPISIILDVLGKVSKNKMNDAFEASSFAYSFLMAINRNILNIKSDEEWPEPISNAIVFINNNFHAPITLDDIVRASGLSKYHFTRLFSKSINSTPIQYLTNIRINASIDLLKNKNLTIDEIAVKVGFSNGNYFGKVFRSYLDISPGEYRNTKSFNTVDHLIGYH, from the coding sequence TTGCTATCTAATTTTCATTCATTACAACAAGGTACTTTTGGATTTCGATTTAAAGAATCTCATCAGCAACGTATTGCAGGGATCAACTCCCTAGGTTGGGAAAAACAGTTTGATTCTTCATATGACTGGAATGGTTTAACTAGAAGTGAAAAGGATATAATTATCTTCCAATACACCCTCAAAGGTGGAGGTGAAATCAATATTCAGAACCATATATATCAGCTTGAAGCTGGTGATGCATTCTTTGTTAAAGTACCTAGTGAGCATCGTTATTATTTACCTTCGGATAGTACGGAGTGGGAGTTTTTACATATAACTTTATTCGGTAAGGAAGCACTCAGAATTTATGAGGATATAGTAGATGAAGTCGGTCATATCTTAAAATTAGACTTGTATTCAATGCCAATTTCAATCATTCTTGACGTCTTGGGTAAAGTTTCAAAAAACAAAATGAACGATGCATTTGAAGCATCCTCTTTTGCATATTCTTTTTTAATGGCGATAAATCGTAATATATTGAATATCAAATCAGATGAAGAATGGCCAGAACCTATTTCTAATGCAATTGTATTTATTAATAATAATTTTCATGCCCCTATTACTCTTGACGATATTGTACGTGCCTCCGGACTTTCTAAATATCATTTTACTCGATTATTTAGTAAATCAATTAACTCTACACCAATACAATATCTTACGAATATAAGAATTAACGCATCAATAGATTTATTGAAAAATAAAAACCTTACGATTGATGAAATTGCAGTTAAGGTTGGTTTTTCAAATGGAAACTATTTTGGTAAAGTGTTTCGTTCTTACCTCGATATATCTCCTGGAGAATACAGAAACACTAAGTCATTCAATACTGTTGACCACCTCATTGGATATCATTGA
- a CDS encoding (2Fe-2S)-binding protein, whose product MDKLIICRCEEVSLEDIENTASKYSCSARELKLRTRAGMGYCGGRTCRPAVDAVLEEVTGEKPGNDIPLKVQPPVRPVSLSVLGGKKRNEQ is encoded by the coding sequence ATGGATAAATTGATTATCTGTAGATGTGAAGAAGTATCACTTGAAGACATTGAAAATACAGCAAGTAAATATAGCTGTTCAGCCCGCGAATTAAAACTGCGTACTCGTGCAGGAATGGGCTATTGTGGGGGTCGCACATGTCGTCCAGCTGTCGATGCGGTCCTTGAGGAAGTTACAGGAGAAAAACCGGGCAATGATATCCCATTAAAGGTTCAACCCCCTGTTCGACCTGTTTCACTATCCGTTTTAGGAGGTAAGAAACGCAATGAACAATAA
- a CDS encoding alpha-glucosidase/alpha-galactosidase — MSKITFLGAGSTIFAKNVLGDCMRVEALQDFEIALFDIDHERLKDSEQMLNNIKKNLESTVSIVSYTDRKDALRDAKYVINAIQVGGYDPSTIIDFEIPKKYGLRQTIGDTVGIGGIFRSLRTIPVMMDFAKDMQKVCPDAWFLNYTNPMAALTGTMLRYTGIKTVGLCHSVQGCAEDLLKSLDMPTDNIQWEIAGINHVAWLLEINRNGEDLYPEIKRRALEKQQEKHNDMVRFELMLRFGYYVTESSEHNAEYHPYFIKSQYPELINHFNIPLDEYPRRCISQIEEWKKMREDLVNDENLTHERTNEYGSYIIEAMETNQPIKIGGNVLNTGGLISNLPENACVEVPCLVDASGISPTYVGELPEQLAAINRTNINTQLLTIQAAMTGKKEHIYHAAMLDPHTSAELSIDDIVAMCDELIEAHGDMLPKYK, encoded by the coding sequence ATGTCTAAAATTACATTCTTGGGTGCAGGTAGTACAATTTTTGCGAAAAACGTACTAGGTGATTGTATGAGGGTTGAGGCTCTGCAAGATTTTGAGATTGCTTTATTTGATATTGATCATGAGCGACTCAAGGACTCGGAGCAAATGTTGAACAATATTAAAAAGAATCTTGAATCCACTGTAAGTATCGTATCTTATACAGATAGAAAAGACGCATTAAGAGATGCAAAATATGTTATTAATGCGATTCAAGTTGGTGGATATGATCCAAGTACAATTATAGACTTTGAAATACCTAAAAAGTATGGACTGCGTCAAACGATTGGAGATACAGTTGGAATTGGCGGCATATTCAGGAGTCTAAGGACGATACCTGTCATGATGGATTTTGCTAAAGATATGCAAAAGGTTTGTCCAGATGCATGGTTTTTAAACTATACGAATCCCATGGCTGCGCTTACAGGAACAATGCTTAGATACACTGGAATTAAAACAGTCGGTTTGTGCCATAGTGTACAGGGATGTGCAGAAGACCTACTAAAATCTTTGGATATGCCAACAGATAATATTCAATGGGAAATAGCTGGAATTAACCATGTGGCTTGGCTACTTGAAATTAACCGCAATGGAGAAGATTTATATCCTGAAATAAAAAGAAGAGCGCTAGAAAAACAACAAGAAAAACATAATGATATGGTTCGTTTTGAGTTAATGTTACGTTTTGGTTATTATGTGACGGAGTCTTCTGAACATAATGCCGAATATCATCCTTACTTTATTAAAAGTCAATATCCAGAATTAATCAATCATTTTAATATACCGTTGGATGAATATCCGAGGCGCTGTATCAGTCAAATCGAAGAGTGGAAAAAAATGCGTGAGGATTTAGTTAACGATGAAAATTTAACTCATGAACGAACGAATGAGTATGGTTCGTACATCATAGAAGCAATGGAAACAAATCAACCAATTAAAATTGGTGGAAACGTACTGAACACGGGTGGTTTAATTAGTAATCTGCCAGAAAATGCATGTGTTGAGGTACCGTGTCTTGTTGATGCAAGTGGAATTTCACCTACATATGTAGGTGAGCTACCAGAACAGTTAGCTGCTATTAATCGAACAAATATTAACACACAGTTACTAACTATTCAGGCTGCGATGACAGGTAAGAAAGAGCATATTTATCATGCCGCTATGCTGGATCCACATACTTCAGCCGAGCTATCTATTGATGATATTGTTGCCATGTGTGATGAGCTAATTGAGGCGCATGGAGATATGTTACCTAAGTATAAGTAA
- a CDS encoding FAD-binding oxidoreductase, with the protein MSKQNHAEVAIIGGGIVGSAIAYYVAKSGIDCVLIEKNDIASGTSSRCDGNITIVDKDPGFDSLMSLKSQELTVDLQHELDLGFEYRALGSLLVCENDNEMQAAAEWVDIQTKAGLKFKLLDREDLRQESPYFADDIPGGLECETDSLINPYLFCYSLIDKAKQYGLRVQTQAEVTGITKKEEFTIETTNGTFTAKKVVNAAGVWAPFIGKMLDLDIPIIPRKGHIIVGARQKPVMMRNVMEFGYLMNKFGRDRIVDKRTEKHGVALVLEPTESQNFLIGSSRQFVGYDGRIDMNVVETMAMRALRFYPKMDDFTMIRAYTGFRPWTEDHLPIVSEVEQIPGFYIAAGHEGDGISLATVTGKLIEELINEKTTTIPTDPLRFDRFDKVPVL; encoded by the coding sequence ATGTCGAAACAAAATCATGCAGAAGTGGCAATAATTGGCGGCGGTATTGTCGGTTCTGCAATCGCATATTATGTCGCGAAATCTGGAATCGATTGCGTATTAATCGAGAAGAATGATATAGCAAGCGGTACATCATCTCGTTGTGATGGAAACATTACGATTGTCGATAAAGATCCAGGCTTCGATAGTTTGATGTCATTGAAAAGTCAGGAATTAACAGTGGATTTACAGCACGAGTTGGATTTGGGCTTTGAATATCGCGCGCTTGGAAGTTTGCTAGTTTGTGAAAATGACAATGAAATGCAAGCGGCGGCAGAATGGGTGGACATTCAAACAAAAGCGGGTTTGAAGTTCAAATTGCTAGACCGTGAAGATCTACGTCAAGAGTCGCCTTATTTCGCTGATGACATTCCAGGTGGATTAGAATGTGAAACTGATTCTCTTATTAACCCATACCTGTTTTGTTACTCACTTATCGATAAAGCGAAACAATATGGTTTAAGAGTGCAGACGCAGGCGGAAGTTACGGGAATCACGAAAAAAGAAGAATTTACAATTGAAACAACGAACGGCACATTTACGGCGAAAAAAGTCGTGAACGCTGCGGGCGTATGGGCGCCATTCATCGGGAAAATGTTGGATTTAGATATCCCGATTATCCCTCGAAAAGGGCATATTATCGTCGGTGCTAGACAAAAGCCGGTCATGATGCGAAATGTGATGGAATTCGGCTACTTGATGAATAAATTCGGTCGAGATCGCATCGTCGATAAGCGTACGGAAAAGCACGGGGTTGCTCTCGTACTTGAACCGACTGAAAGCCAAAACTTTTTAATCGGAAGCAGCCGTCAATTCGTCGGATACGATGGAAGAATCGACATGAACGTAGTCGAAACAATGGCCATGAGAGCGCTTCGTTTTTATCCGAAAATGGATGACTTTACGATGATTCGTGCGTATACAGGTTTCAGACCTTGGACAGAAGATCATCTTCCGATTGTCTCGGAAGTTGAACAAATTCCTGGGTTTTACATCGCAGCAGGTCATGAAGGGGACGGAATCAGTTTAGCAACTGTGACAGGCAAGCTCATTGAAGAATTGATCAACGAGAAGACGACTACGATTCCAACAGATCCACTCAGATTCGACCGTTTTGATAAAGTTCCAGTTTTATAA
- a CDS encoding ABC transporter substrate-binding protein encodes MKKIFMLLFMSILLVACSSTTGSSGSGSKGGNEDVDEVTAWAWDPKFNIAALEIAKEAYKDENPDLNINVIENAQDDIVQKLNTALGSGTTKGLPNIVLIEDYRAQSFLQSFPDSFYELTDSFNASDFAEYKIAPTSFDGKNYGVPFDTGVTGLYVRTDYLEEAGYSVEDLEDIDWKEYIEIGKKVKEVTGKTFLTIDPNDLGLIRIMIQSAGTWYVKEDGVTPDLADNAALKEAFEVYKEMIDTGILKPHSGWSQLLTGFNSGDVVTVPTGNWITPSVKAEESQSENWAIVPIPKLSVPGSVNASNLGGSSWYVLNIPGAEQAADFLGKTFGSNVEMYEKLVSDVGAIGTYIPASENDAYAKEDEFFGGQKIVADFATWMEEIPSVNYGMHTYGIDDIITVEMQNYLNGKDIDDVLNDAQKQAEAQFN; translated from the coding sequence ATGAAGAAAATATTTATGTTACTTTTTATGAGTATATTATTGGTAGCTTGTTCTTCAACAACCGGTTCCAGTGGGAGTGGAAGTAAGGGTGGAAACGAAGACGTTGATGAAGTTACAGCTTGGGCATGGGATCCGAAATTTAATATTGCTGCGTTAGAAATTGCAAAAGAAGCTTATAAAGATGAAAATCCAGACTTGAATATCAATGTTATTGAAAATGCGCAAGATGATATTGTTCAAAAGTTAAATACAGCATTAGGTTCAGGTACAACAAAAGGATTACCTAATATTGTTTTAATTGAAGATTATCGTGCACAAAGTTTTTTACAGTCCTTTCCGGACTCGTTTTATGAATTGACCGATTCATTTAATGCATCAGACTTTGCTGAGTATAAAATTGCACCAACAAGTTTTGATGGTAAAAACTATGGTGTTCCATTTGATACTGGTGTAACTGGGTTGTATGTTCGTACTGATTACTTAGAGGAAGCTGGTTATTCAGTAGAAGACTTGGAAGACATTGACTGGAAAGAATATATAGAGATCGGGAAGAAAGTAAAAGAGGTTACAGGGAAGACCTTCCTTACGATTGATCCTAATGATCTTGGTCTCATCCGAATCATGATTCAATCCGCAGGCACTTGGTATGTGAAAGAAGATGGTGTAACTCCAGACCTCGCAGATAATGCAGCACTAAAAGAGGCATTTGAAGTTTATAAAGAAATGATAGATACAGGAATCTTAAAGCCCCACTCCGGTTGGAGCCAGTTATTAACAGGTTTTAATAGTGGCGATGTTGTTACTGTACCGACAGGAAATTGGATTACACCTTCCGTAAAGGCTGAGGAATCTCAATCCGAAAACTGGGCAATCGTTCCAATCCCTAAATTAAGTGTCCCTGGTTCGGTAAATGCTTCAAATTTAGGAGGAAGCTCATGGTATGTGCTAAACATTCCAGGTGCGGAGCAAGCAGCAGATTTCTTAGGTAAAACATTTGGTTCTAATGTTGAGATGTATGAAAAACTTGTAAGTGACGTTGGCGCAATTGGTACGTATATACCTGCATCAGAAAATGATGCTTATGCCAAAGAAGATGAGTTCTTTGGTGGACAGAAAATAGTTGCGGACTTTGCAACATGGATGGAAGAAATACCAAGTGTTAACTACGGCATGCACACTTATGGAATTGACGATATTATTACTGTTGAAATGCAAAACTATTTAAATGGAAAAGATATTGATGATGTATTGAATGACGCTCAGAAACAGGCAGAAGCACAGTTTAATTAA
- a CDS encoding sensor histidine kinase: MKSFFERIDSYGLFVKIFLVMFFSIIAITITITISTLKMSENLFTETFSITNSKILAQIQESVEEFNYSVVNTVNNIEQSGKVKTYLTESDTNSLEMSKSFYNMSTQMNLIGAHLDNYNTGITVLGINGRDFSTNRIYWPNTENELANHEITLNSLDNPKRLSYHYDDLHTDELKKPAIIASRALSDRKSGEVYGVLYIAMQELDFRQFYTSYTSGGNNVAIINGAGTIVSSNNTELIGREEQELLKHAKDIEKLKLNYKNVEFLDKEQIVLAEYLPPLDLYLVNFIDKKLVMANIIDKKSIVLISILIAGIALLFVYFISRRLTSSLTSLVNQINSIAKSDFDHYVTVSGSYETKQVATAFNFMLDELHEYVEELILTQKNQRNAELAALQQQINPHFLYNTLASIKIMVKQGNKEKASEMINKLISLLQNTIGNISETNTVEQELSNMKDYTFINQARYGEQIRVNYYITPDVLSYELPKLIIQPFIENAFFHAFNKKTTGFIHVMIGQEENNLICEIIDNGDGMETNLDKQMPSYKSKRQLFSGIGVKNVSERIKLLYGERYGVEISSELGEGTKVKLRLPIIKSVQNPKL; this comes from the coding sequence ATGAAATCTTTTTTTGAGCGCATAGATAGTTATGGGTTATTCGTGAAGATATTCCTCGTCATGTTTTTTAGTATTATTGCGATTACAATTACAATCACGATTAGTACATTAAAAATGTCGGAAAACTTATTTACAGAAACATTTAGTATAACTAACTCAAAAATACTTGCGCAAATACAAGAAAGTGTTGAAGAGTTTAATTATTCTGTGGTGAATACCGTCAATAATATTGAACAAAGCGGGAAAGTTAAAACTTATCTAACAGAAAGCGATACTAATTCCCTGGAAATGTCAAAGTCCTTTTATAATATGAGTACCCAGATGAATCTAATTGGGGCTCACTTAGATAATTATAATACTGGGATTACGGTGCTTGGTATAAATGGACGCGATTTTTCGACAAACCGTATATATTGGCCGAATACGGAAAATGAACTTGCAAATCATGAAATCACTTTAAATTCTCTTGATAATCCAAAAAGATTGTCATATCACTATGATGATCTACATACGGATGAATTAAAAAAACCTGCAATTATCGCCTCGAGAGCTTTGTCGGATAGGAAAAGTGGAGAAGTCTACGGGGTCTTGTATATTGCAATGCAGGAGCTTGATTTTCGACAGTTTTATACGAGTTATACAAGTGGAGGAAATAATGTTGCGATTATAAATGGGGCAGGAACGATTGTTTCTAGCAATAACACTGAGTTAATTGGACGAGAAGAACAAGAGTTACTTAAACATGCTAAAGATATTGAGAAATTAAAATTGAATTACAAGAATGTTGAATTTCTTGATAAAGAACAGATTGTACTCGCCGAATATTTACCGCCATTAGATTTATATTTGGTAAACTTTATAGATAAAAAACTTGTCATGGCTAATATCATCGATAAGAAATCAATTGTTCTCATTAGTATTTTGATTGCCGGCATTGCTTTACTATTTGTGTATTTTATATCTAGACGACTAACCAGTTCATTAACAAGTCTTGTTAATCAAATTAATAGTATTGCAAAATCCGATTTTGATCATTATGTAACGGTCTCGGGTAGCTATGAAACAAAACAGGTAGCAACTGCGTTTAATTTTATGCTTGATGAACTACATGAATATGTTGAGGAATTAATCCTAACGCAAAAAAATCAGCGTAACGCCGAGTTAGCTGCATTACAACAACAAATCAATCCTCACTTTTTATATAATACGCTGGCATCCATAAAGATTATGGTAAAACAGGGGAATAAAGAAAAAGCATCTGAAATGATTAATAAACTTATTTCTTTATTACAAAATACAATTGGTAATATCAGTGAGACAAATACAGTAGAACAAGAATTATCAAATATGAAAGACTACACTTTTATTAATCAAGCGCGTTATGGGGAACAAATTCGGGTCAACTACTACATTACCCCTGATGTTTTGTCGTACGAACTTCCAAAGTTAATTATTCAGCCCTTTATTGAAAATGCATTTTTTCATGCATTCAATAAAAAAACAACGGGATTTATCCATGTAATGATTGGACAAGAGGAGAACAACCTTATTTGTGAAATCATTGATAACGGCGATGGGATGGAAACGAATCTTGATAAACAGATGCCAAGTTACAAAAGCAAACGACAATTATTTAGTGGTATCGGAGTAAAAAATGTAAGTGAAAGAATTAAATTATTGTATGGAGAAAGATATGGGGTGGAAATATCTAGTGAATTGGGGGAAGGAACAAAGGTAAAGTTACGATTACCAATTATTAAATCTGTACAAAATCCTAAATTATAA
- a CDS encoding Gfo/Idh/MocA family protein: MTEKKVRWGIMSTASIGKRSVIPGIQESKRNVVEAVASRSLENAQAYANELGIPKAYGSYEELLNDPTIDAVYIPLPNHLHKEWTLKAAKAGKHILCEKPIALDESEAEEMIIACENAGVLLAEAYMYRHQKRYDHIKTLIHNGEIGDIRSIHGVFTFNGAQDTGNIRFTKEWGGGSIYDVGCYPISAARFLLDEEPSAVTAHAFFSPDHGDVDMMASGIMEFSNGVSLTFDCGMWAEFRNELEILGSKGRIVMKEAFLGDQSYEIIKDGHTEKILDDNINPYALQADNFAEAVLDGKPLKFPAEDIIHNIRAVKGTLISAEKQEKILLR; the protein is encoded by the coding sequence ATGACAGAAAAAAAAGTTCGTTGGGGAATTATGAGTACTGCAAGTATTGGTAAAAGATCAGTTATTCCGGGTATACAAGAGTCAAAAAGGAATGTAGTGGAAGCGGTTGCAAGTCGTTCTTTGGAAAATGCTCAAGCTTATGCTAATGAATTAGGAATTCCAAAAGCATATGGTAGTTATGAAGAATTACTTAATGATCCTACCATCGATGCAGTGTACATTCCTCTTCCTAATCACTTACATAAAGAATGGACGCTTAAAGCTGCTAAAGCTGGTAAACATATTTTATGTGAAAAACCAATTGCATTGGATGAATCAGAAGCTGAAGAAATGATTATTGCATGTGAAAATGCAGGGGTTCTTCTGGCAGAAGCTTACATGTACCGTCATCAAAAGCGATATGATCATATTAAGACATTAATACATAATGGCGAGATTGGCGATATTCGTAGTATCCATGGTGTATTCACTTTCAACGGTGCACAAGACACTGGTAATATTCGTTTTACAAAAGAATGGGGTGGCGGATCGATTTATGATGTAGGTTGTTATCCGATTAGTGCTGCTAGATTCCTACTAGATGAAGAACCTTCGGCAGTTACAGCCCATGCTTTTTTCTCTCCAGATCATGGTGATGTGGATATGATGGCGTCTGGAATAATGGAGTTTTCTAATGGCGTATCTTTGACATTTGATTGCGGTATGTGGGCTGAGTTTCGAAATGAACTTGAAATTCTTGGCTCAAAGGGAAGAATCGTGATGAAGGAAGCCTTTCTCGGCGACCAATCATATGAAATCATTAAAGACGGACACACCGAAAAAATCCTTGATGATAACATTAATCCTTATGCTTTGCAGGCTGACAATTTTGCAGAGGCTGTACTTGACGGAAAGCCTCTTAAATTCCCGGCTGAGGATATCATTCACAACATAAGAGCAGTTAAAGGAACACTTATTTCCGCTGAAAAACAAGAAAAAATTCTATTAAGATAA